In a single window of the Arachis hypogaea cultivar Tifrunner chromosome 6, arahy.Tifrunner.gnm2.J5K5, whole genome shotgun sequence genome:
- the LOC112805588 gene encoding uncharacterized protein, giving the protein MAADQNNGGDARKTSGQVEVSNRELKMILEKIVSTSRRDWARKLDDALWAYRTAFKIPIGISPYQLVYGKACHLTVKLEHRAYYAIRFLKFDAKAAREKRLLQLNEVDEFWHVAFENAKIYKERSKK; this is encoded by the coding sequence ACAAGTGGACAAGTTGAGGTCTCCAACAGGGAACTCAAGATGATCTTGGAGAAGATAGTGAGCACCTCTAGGAGGGATTGGgcaaggaagcttgatgatgctctctgggcataccgaacTGCATTCAAAATCCCTATTGGGATATCCCCCTATCAGCTAGTTTATGGTAAAGCATGTCATTTAACAGTGAAATTGGAGCACAGAGCTTACTATGCAATAAGGTTCCTAAAGTTTGACGCCAAGGCGGCAAGAGAGAAGAGGTTACTCCAATTAAACGAAGTGGATGAATTCTGGCATGTTGCGTTTGAGAATGCTAAAATCTACAAGGAAAGATCCAAGAAATAG